AAAGGATGGAAGTTGCAGCGTCTTGTTCTTCCTGGAACTCTTGCATCATGTTGATCTTGCagttagctgctgctgctggtgatgGCCTCGTCCATGCCTGGAAGAGGTTTGATACGGCACCACCAGTCGCATTGTTGCTCGGTGCACTGGTGCAGGTGGTGTTGGGGTAGCTGTTCATGGGCTGCACGCCTGCTTGAAGGCTGTGGTGGCTGCTGCTAGTAGGGCTGTAGTAGTTTGGGCTGGTGACTGCATTGGAGGGAGTGGTTTGGAAGGTGTCAgctggctgctgcagcctctTCACCTTCTTCTTGAGGTGTGTGTTCCAGTAGTTCTTGATGTCGTTGTCGGTTCTTTGAGGAAGGTAGGAGGCTATGGCTGCCCACCtgcatgtgtgcacaagatatgttAATTAGACCCCAAATTACATAATAAAGTCTATGGCAGATTATGCTGTCATACAGTTAGTCAATCATGGTTTTGTTTAGAACTACTTCAAGCTTGGACTCTCCAATGCAAAATggaatttgatcaaattttcaAGCTGATGATGGATATGAAGATGACAATAAGTTTAAGAAAGTTATAAATCTGTTTAGATTATAAATGCAACTTCTATTTGGTGCATGCTTACGCAGTTGTAGATCAACAATTGCAGGAGGTTCTAAAAAAATAAGCAATTTCAGGAATGGTGATTATTACTTGTTGCCAAGCAGCGCCTGAAGGTGGATGATGATCCCTTCCTCATGAGGAGTGAAGTTCCCTCGTTTGATCCCAGGCCTAAGGTAGTTCGTCCACCTCAGCCTGCAGCTCTTGCTGCACCTCATCAACCCTAATAAATCATACACACACGCAACATCAAACACCATGAAGCATACTTTCTCTCAAAAACCTAAACACAAACTAGAATCCACACCTACGAAGACCAAATCCAAGCACAACCAAACATCTATATATAGCGACAATCTGAACCGATTGACCATGCCAAGACTACTGCATCTGATGATGAGCTGCATGCTGCCTGAGATCAATGTCAAGGATCAACTAACCTGTGTTCTCGGGCACGGAGCGCCAGTTCCCGGGGCCGTGCTGCTGGATGTAGGAGACGAGGACGATGTCCTCCTCCGGCGTCCACGGCCCCTTCTTGACGCCGACGCCGTTGTCGCAGCACGGTGGCCTCCCCATACCTGCTGCTGCCTCGCTCTCTCCTACCTCGGATACACTAGCTATAGCTATAGCTAGTACACACCTAGAGCTAGCTAGTAGATAGATAGCTACCGGCCGGCAATTAGTGGAAGCAGCAAGAAAGCTGTGGCTGCTGCCTACACAGCCATGGCCCTGCTGCACAACGGCCAATCTCTGAAACCTTCTGGCCTTGTCCTCCTTTTATTCTGGCACACCAGCAGCAGGCCAAGTCATCACCAGCACCTGCACGCTGCTTGCTGCTTTATCCCCTACCTGTCCCCTTGCCGCACAGGTGCTGCCCTAGCTCGATCGCCGCATGTGAGTGCTTATATACTGCATGACCTCATAAGCGCCCCCCCCCCTGCGCTGCGTGTTTTCTGCTTTCGATCTCGCACTGTTGCTTTCCGATGCAAAAGTCAGCCAGGTGATCACATGAACGGCCGGGCGCCCTGGCGatctttgctttgcttttgaGCGTGTGCAGGAACGGTTGATGACGAGGATCCTCCTTTTTTTTCGCAGTGGCGCTCATGAGGGCAGTAATTGCGCTGCGGCGTTTGTTCAGATCActtgcgtcgtcgtcgtcgtctctcCAGATTTCTTGGGCATTGATGAGcaccgtgtgtgtgtgtgggtgtgcaCACCTGGCGTGTGCAGGGCCCAGGCTGGCTGGTCTCTGATCGATCTCTTGcggttcagagttcagacttcaATTCACAGCAGGAGCTCTGAAGAATTTGCAGGAAAATCAGATCACTTCGTGCTCATTACCGAAATCGAGTTTTGATCCTTACCATATCGATGTCTTCACTTTTGCTTTGCGAAGAGATAGACGAAGTCAGCTGGACATGGCACGAGCGCTACAGCATGATGCATGCACACGTGAGTGGATTGATTCAGTGTGCAACCTAAAGTTCGTGTCTACACGCCCTACATATATATTGCTCTTTAGATGGAACACTTGTCATGTACTCTCTCCATTCACTTtatttgatagctatatttcaccTTGACACAATGATCAAGAGAAATAACCTTacttatcatataataaatgcaacacagacttttttgttggtccttCAATGTTTTACCTGAGAACTCCTCGTGCCAATAGCAAATATATCTATCATTTATGAACATTtgtgtttttgaaaaatatctatcaaaggtgaatggagggagtattgttCTTCATTGATCTAAGCAGTGCACTTTAGATGGTGTTCTTCGTCAGAGTCGCAGAATCAGTACCTGTCTGTGATTCATGACTAGAGACACGGGTCAAATACACGTGTCTCTGATGTGTTGGTCCCTCACGGTGGTAATAACTAGGGAAGTTATTAGAGACGCGTTGAAGTTATTATTAGAGATGTGTCTTTAATAGAAGCATCTATGATGACGACCCACATCAGAGACTCGTCTAAACAAAACGTGTCTGTAATGACTATTAGAGACCCTGATTTGTTTGTTCATTGCCTCTAATCTCCCTCGCCGTGCGGACGCAACTTTCAAGTGGCATGCTCACTACCGGACACAGGCCCTGTTCGCTTTTCTTTTCCCGGCTTATTTCGGCTTATTTTGACTTATTTCTTCTCACATGGTACTATTAAATCAGCCGGCTTTTAAATCAGCCGAACAGCCCCACAGGCTGTTTGCGGTGTGccaagacacacggcaaaggcccagatacacacggcaaaatatttgccgtgtgtaacacacggcaaatagcACACGACATAGATCGGCCGGCAAATAtgacctttgccgtgtgtcctttatcgggcactcggcaaattctttgccgtgtgtctttcCCAGTTCACGGCAAAAAAAAAGCAGCCATCTCAGTATCCCATACCATGTGGCATATTTACCGTGTGCTGTAaactgacactcggcaaagatttccaaaaaatataaaaaaatcaacGACGCTCGGCCGGCACCCCACTtcaccgccgctgctgctgccgccgccgccgccgccgccccttgaccgccaccaccaccgcgccaccgccgccaagcTTGTCGCCACGGCTGCTGCGCGGGCCGGCCGCGCACCCCCTCGCTGTGGCCGCTGTGcgggccggccgcgcgcccccTTGCCGTGGCTGCTGGGTGGGCCGGCCACGCGccccctcgccatggccgctgcGCGGGCCACTCGCCGTGGCCGCTGCGCGGACACGCCGTGGCCGCTTTGCGGGCAGGCCGCGCGCCCCCTCGCCGAGAATGCTGCGCCCCCTCGCACGGGGCAGCTGTGCTGGCCGGCCACgagccccctcgccgggaaCGCCACGCGCCTTGCCGCACCTCTGCGCAGGTCGTGCAGGCCGTGGCCACCGTGCAGCCATGCCGCTCGGATCGAGCACCGTCAAGAGAGACGTGAGGGAGAGGAGCTCGATCCGGCAGCACTCGATCCGGCGGGGTGGGAGAGGAGCTCGATCCGGCGGGGAGGGGGCCGGGGATGGGCACCGCGGCCGCGTTAGGTGGAGGGGAT
The genomic region above belongs to Panicum virgatum strain AP13 chromosome 8N, P.virgatum_v5, whole genome shotgun sequence and contains:
- the LOC120686398 gene encoding transcription factor MYB60-like, translating into MGRPPCCDNGVGVKKGPWTPEEDIVLVSYIQQHGPGNWRSVPENTGLMRCSKSCRLRWTNYLRPGIKRGNFTPHEEGIIIHLQALLGNKWAAIASYLPQRTDNDIKNYWNTHLKKKVKRLQQPADTFQTTPSNAVTSPNYYSPTSSSHHSLQAGVQPMNSYPNTTCTSAPSNNATGGAVSNLFQAWTRPSPAAAANCKINMMQEFQEEQDAATSILCKDQIVTGDASKSSALEMVVAPVMGASTATFSLLEDWLLDDMPGQAMDGLMGISAGCCADPIMFKRLL